In a genomic window of Amycolatopsis japonica:
- the menD gene encoding 2-succinyl-5-enolpyruvyl-6-hydroxy-3-cyclohexene-1-carboxylic-acid synthase, with protein MNPSTAQARVIVDELVRNTVSHVVLCPGSRNAPLSIALYDAAAAGRLQLHVRIDERGAAFLALGIAARTGRPVAVLCTSGTAAANFHPAVLEADRAGVPLIVLTADRPPEMRAAGASQVIDQHQLYGNAIRYFDELAVAERRAGQNSYWRGQICRAWNAAYGEWRCGPVHLNIPFREPLVPDIDDDGEWYESLEGRPDGARWTELPDFGALPSFVVPSARSGLVIACDTGVQAASEWAELHGWPVVSETGGIGMAGATAISSGAWLLGVEEFISRHKPEQVLCIGRPTVFRQVQRVLSDPDVEVLLVRPDSDWPAPAHNVRQVGQWFDEPSKPADPEWLASWQRADRAASAAVAEALAAEPWPSGLRLATELVDAVPEGSLLVVGSSNPTRDVALAGRLRPDVLVHRNRGVAGIDGMVSTAIGAATVHRGHSYALLGDLTFLHDASGLLTGPAEQRPDLTIVVLNDDGGGIFSLLEQGAPEHDASFERVFGTPHGADLGALCAGYRVPHVVAETLAEFREALKPAPGLRVVEVRVDRTRHRELHARLRTAVSSAVRAV; from the coding sequence GTGAATCCTTCCACCGCGCAGGCCAGGGTCATCGTCGACGAACTCGTCCGCAACACCGTGTCCCACGTCGTCCTGTGCCCGGGCTCACGCAACGCCCCGCTGTCGATCGCGCTGTACGACGCGGCGGCCGCCGGACGCCTCCAGTTGCACGTCCGCATCGACGAACGCGGCGCCGCCTTCCTCGCCCTCGGCATCGCCGCGCGCACCGGCCGCCCGGTCGCCGTGCTGTGCACGTCGGGCACCGCGGCCGCGAACTTCCACCCCGCCGTGCTGGAGGCCGATCGCGCGGGGGTCCCGTTGATCGTGCTGACCGCCGACCGGCCGCCCGAGATGCGGGCCGCCGGCGCGAGCCAGGTCATCGACCAGCACCAGCTCTACGGCAACGCCATCCGCTACTTCGACGAGCTCGCCGTCGCCGAACGCCGTGCCGGGCAGAACTCGTACTGGCGCGGCCAGATCTGCCGCGCCTGGAACGCCGCGTACGGCGAATGGCGCTGCGGTCCCGTGCATCTGAACATCCCGTTCCGCGAGCCGCTCGTGCCGGACATCGACGACGACGGCGAGTGGTACGAGTCACTCGAAGGTCGTCCCGACGGCGCTCGCTGGACCGAGCTTCCCGACTTCGGCGCGCTTCCCTCGTTCGTGGTGCCCTCGGCCCGGTCCGGTCTGGTCATCGCGTGCGACACCGGCGTGCAGGCCGCCAGCGAATGGGCCGAACTGCACGGCTGGCCGGTCGTCTCCGAGACCGGCGGCATCGGGATGGCGGGCGCGACGGCGATCTCGTCCGGCGCGTGGCTGCTCGGTGTCGAGGAGTTCATCTCGCGGCACAAACCCGAACAGGTCCTGTGCATCGGGCGTCCGACGGTGTTCCGGCAGGTCCAGCGGGTGCTGTCCGATCCCGACGTCGAGGTGCTGCTGGTCCGGCCGGATTCGGACTGGCCCGCGCCCGCGCACAACGTCCGCCAGGTCGGCCAGTGGTTCGACGAGCCGTCCAAACCGGCCGACCCGGAATGGCTCGCGAGCTGGCAGCGCGCGGACCGGGCGGCGTCGGCCGCGGTGGCCGAGGCGCTCGCCGCGGAGCCGTGGCCGAGCGGGCTGCGCCTGGCGACCGAACTCGTTGACGCGGTCCCGGAAGGGTCGCTGCTGGTCGTCGGCTCGTCCAACCCGACGCGTGACGTCGCGCTCGCCGGACGGCTGCGGCCCGACGTCCTCGTGCACCGCAACCGCGGTGTCGCCGGGATCGACGGCATGGTCTCGACCGCGATCGGCGCCGCGACCGTCCACAGGGGACATTCGTACGCCCTGCTCGGCGATCTGACGTTCCTGCACGACGCGAGCGGCCTGCTGACCGGGCCCGCCGAGCAGCGTCCCGACCTGACGATCGTGGTGCTCAACGACGACGGCGGCGGCATCTTCTCCCTGCTGGAGCAGGGAGCGCCGGAGCACGACGCCAGCTTCGAGCGCGTCTTCGGGACGCCGCACGGGGCCGATCTGGGCGCGCTGTGCGCCGGTTACCGCGTGCCGCATGTCGTCGCCGAGACGCTGGCCGAGTTCCGCGAGGCGCTCAAGCCCGCGCCGGGGCTGCGGGTGGTGGAGGTCCGGGTGGACCGAACGCGCCACCGCGAGCTGCACGCGCGCCTCCGTACGGCGGTTTCCTCCGCGGTGCGGGCTGTCTAG
- a CDS encoding glycosyltransferase family 4 protein, whose translation MHIVQLANFYGPRSGGLRTALHHLGAGYVASGHQVTLVVPGQRYADETLPSGVRRFSLPAPQIPGTGGYRAVDPHRVRAVLKRLEPDRLEVSDRLTLRGMGVWARRNGVPSMVISHERLDRLLEQFLMPEPVARRVADVANRRMARHYDTVVCTTAFARAEFDRIAAPNVRRVPLGVDLATFAPARRDDGWRHTLTGNADALIVHCGRLSPEKHVERSVDTVAELTEAGHRVRLVIAGDGPRRRALERRARGLPVTFLGFLSGRGDVARLLASADVSLAPGPHETFGLAALEALASGTPVVVSASSALREIVRPGCGEAVDDRAPAFAGAVTGLLDSPEDARRAAARARAEEFAWPRAVRGMLSAHT comes from the coding sequence ATGCACATCGTCCAGCTGGCCAACTTCTACGGACCACGCTCGGGCGGGCTGCGGACGGCACTGCACCATCTCGGCGCCGGTTACGTGGCCAGCGGCCATCAGGTCACCCTCGTGGTGCCCGGGCAGCGCTACGCGGACGAGACACTGCCCTCGGGCGTACGCCGGTTTTCCCTTCCCGCGCCACAGATCCCCGGCACCGGCGGCTACCGCGCGGTCGATCCGCATCGCGTGCGCGCGGTGCTGAAACGCCTGGAGCCGGACAGGCTGGAAGTGTCCGACAGGCTCACCCTCCGAGGCATGGGTGTCTGGGCGCGGCGCAACGGCGTGCCCAGCATGGTGATCTCGCACGAACGCCTCGACCGGCTGCTGGAGCAGTTCCTGATGCCCGAACCCGTCGCGCGGCGCGTCGCGGACGTCGCGAACCGGCGGATGGCGCGGCATTACGACACGGTGGTCTGCACGACGGCGTTCGCCCGCGCGGAGTTCGACCGGATCGCCGCGCCGAACGTGCGGCGCGTCCCGCTCGGCGTCGACCTCGCGACCTTCGCCCCGGCCCGGCGCGACGACGGCTGGCGGCACACGCTGACCGGGAACGCCGACGCGCTGATCGTCCACTGTGGACGTCTGTCGCCGGAGAAGCACGTCGAGCGCAGCGTGGACACCGTCGCCGAGCTCACCGAGGCGGGGCACCGCGTACGGCTCGTCATCGCGGGTGACGGGCCCCGCCGCCGGGCGCTGGAACGACGGGCGCGTGGGCTTCCGGTGACCTTCCTCGGCTTCCTTTCCGGACGCGGCGACGTCGCGCGGCTGCTGGCCAGCGCCGACGTCTCCCTCGCGCCCGGTCCACACGAGACGTTCGGGCTGGCCGCACTGGAGGCGCTCGCTTCGGGCACGCCGGTGGTGGTCTCGGCGTCGTCGGCGCTGCGGGAGATCGTGCGGCCCGGCTGCGGCGAGGCCGTCGACGATCGCGCCCCCGCGTTCGCGGGTGCGGTCACCGGACTACTGGATAGCCCGGAGGACGCGCGGCGTGCGGCGGCGCGGGCTCGCGCGGAGGAATTCGCCTGGCCACGGGCGGTGCGGGGAATGCTCTCCGCGCACACTTGA
- a CDS encoding inositol monophosphatase family protein codes for MTLLSSRPPQPVEPGLVSRALEVAGRLANDATDVITATAGRGAQPDPKDSPFDWVTDTDRILERHTRRVLTAEFPGVPVVGGEFGADHGADVAEYRWVVDPVDGTANYVAGVPWCAYSLALIDASGPVVGVVADPYRAQIYAAARGRGARANGKPIKLTDRCGTAGAIVCTELTRKGVWPGMGQFIERAAAAHAGVRVLGSAALAIAQVALGHAAAAVLHSYREWDVAGSVALAIEAGAVVLDRHGEDTALPVDALLVAAPGVADEVLGWWRESVG; via the coding sequence ATGACCCTCCTGTCGTCTAGGCCGCCTCAGCCCGTCGAGCCCGGGCTGGTGTCGAGGGCCCTCGAAGTGGCCGGGCGGCTGGCCAACGACGCGACCGACGTGATCACCGCGACCGCCGGCCGGGGCGCCCAGCCCGATCCGAAGGACTCGCCCTTCGACTGGGTGACCGACACGGACCGGATCCTCGAACGCCACACCCGCCGCGTGCTGACCGCGGAGTTCCCCGGCGTCCCCGTCGTCGGCGGCGAATTCGGCGCCGACCACGGTGCCGACGTCGCCGAATACCGCTGGGTGGTCGACCCGGTCGACGGCACCGCGAACTACGTCGCCGGGGTGCCCTGGTGCGCGTACAGCCTCGCCCTGATCGACGCTTCGGGGCCGGTGGTGGGCGTGGTCGCGGATCCGTACCGCGCCCAGATCTACGCCGCCGCGCGCGGCCGCGGCGCCCGGGCGAACGGCAAACCGATCAAGCTGACCGATCGGTGCGGGACCGCCGGGGCGATCGTCTGCACGGAACTCACGCGCAAGGGTGTCTGGCCCGGGATGGGCCAGTTCATCGAACGGGCCGCCGCCGCGCACGCCGGGGTCCGGGTGCTCGGCTCGGCGGCGCTGGCGATCGCGCAGGTCGCCCTGGGGCACGCGGCCGCGGCGGTGCTGCACAGCTACCGCGAATGGGACGTCGCCGGCTCGGTCGCGCTGGCCATCGAGGCCGGGGCCGTGGTGCTGGACCGGCACGGCGAGGACACCGCCCTACCCGTCGACGCCCTCCTGGTGGCTGCCCCCGGGGTGGCGGACGAGGTCCTGGGCTGGTGGCGGGAGTCGGTCGGCTGA
- a CDS encoding glycosyltransferase family 4 protein: MRVAIVTESFLPQVNGVTNSVLRVVEHLRDRAHDVLIIAPGPGPVEYLGAPVVRIPALDFPGVNSLPVGVPTRTVLTALADFGPDVVHLASPFVVGARGLAAARRLRVPCVAVYQTDIAGFAAAYGFGIAARAAWRWVRRLHSRADRTLAPSTDSVEQLKLHGIPRVHRWARGVDIERFSPVHADPALRAELAPNGELLVGFVGRLAPEKEVERLTALAGIDGIRVVVVGDGPELPMLRERIPGAAFLGARYGEELSAAYASLDVFVHTGPHETFCQAIQEAMASGLPVLAPDAGGPKDLVLPGRTGYLLPADRAGFAAALVDKVNDLRDEALRARLGEKARKVVLGRTWPAVCHELVGHYEAVQGKVARAA; the protein is encoded by the coding sequence GTGCGAGTCGCGATAGTCACCGAAAGTTTCCTGCCCCAGGTGAACGGCGTGACCAACTCCGTGCTCCGCGTCGTGGAACACCTCCGCGACCGCGCGCACGACGTGCTGATCATCGCCCCGGGGCCGGGTCCCGTCGAGTATCTCGGCGCCCCGGTCGTGCGCATTCCCGCCCTCGACTTCCCCGGCGTGAACTCCCTCCCGGTCGGCGTGCCGACCAGGACGGTGCTCACCGCGCTGGCCGATTTCGGGCCCGACGTGGTGCATCTGGCGTCGCCGTTCGTGGTCGGCGCGCGAGGGCTCGCCGCGGCCAGGCGGCTGCGCGTGCCGTGTGTCGCGGTGTATCAGACCGACATCGCCGGATTCGCCGCCGCGTATGGCTTCGGCATCGCCGCGCGCGCCGCTTGGCGCTGGGTGCGCCGCCTGCACTCGCGGGCCGACCGCACGCTCGCGCCGTCGACGGATTCGGTGGAACAGCTGAAACTGCACGGGATCCCGCGGGTGCACCGCTGGGCGCGTGGCGTCGACATCGAGCGGTTCTCGCCGGTCCACGCCGATCCGGCGTTGCGCGCCGAACTGGCGCCGAACGGCGAACTGCTGGTCGGTTTCGTCGGCAGGCTCGCGCCCGAGAAGGAGGTCGAGCGGCTGACCGCGCTCGCCGGGATCGACGGGATCCGCGTGGTCGTCGTCGGTGACGGGCCGGAGCTGCCGATGCTGCGCGAACGCATTCCTGGCGCGGCGTTCCTCGGCGCTCGGTACGGCGAGGAGCTTTCCGCCGCATACGCGAGCCTCGACGTCTTCGTCCACACAGGACCGCACGAGACGTTCTGTCAGGCCATCCAAGAGGCGATGGCGTCCGGGCTCCCGGTGCTCGCCCCGGACGCGGGCGGTCCGAAGGATCTGGTCCTGCCCGGACGCACCGGTTATCTGCTGCCCGCCGACCGCGCCGGATTCGCGGCGGCGCTGGTGGACAAGGTGAACGACCTGCGCGACGAAGCACTCCGGGCCAGGCTGGGGGAGAAGGCGCGCAAGGTCGTACTCGGCCGGACCTGGCCCGCGGTCTGCCACGAACTGGTCGGCCACTACGAAGCCGTCCAAGGCAAAGTCGCTCGCGCGGCCTGA
- a CDS encoding 1,4-dihydroxy-2-naphthoyl-CoA synthase — protein sequence MDDAQVSELFDPALWTEVEGFDFTDITYHRSSESRSGKRVVRVAFDRPEVRNAFRPHTVDELYRALDHARMSSDVGCVLLTGNGPSPKDGGWAFCSGGDQRIRGRSGYQYADGETSDTIDPARAGRLHILEVQRLIRFMPKVVIAVVPGWAAGGGHSLHVVCDLTLASAEHARFKQTDADVGSFDGGYGSAYLAKQVGQKFAREIFFLGREYTAEQMQAMGAVNSAVPHAELEAEALDWAWAINGKSPTAQRMLKYAFNLTDDGLVGQQLFAGETTRLAYMQDEAVEGRDSFLEKRSPDWSAFPYYY from the coding sequence GTGGATGACGCCCAGGTTTCCGAGCTGTTCGACCCCGCCTTGTGGACCGAGGTCGAAGGTTTCGACTTCACCGACATCACCTATCACCGCTCCTCTGAGAGCCGCTCAGGCAAACGTGTCGTACGTGTCGCGTTCGACCGTCCCGAGGTCCGCAACGCCTTCCGCCCGCACACCGTCGACGAGCTGTACCGCGCGCTCGACCACGCGCGGATGAGCTCGGACGTCGGCTGCGTCCTGCTCACCGGCAACGGCCCGTCGCCGAAGGACGGCGGCTGGGCGTTCTGCTCCGGCGGTGACCAGCGTATTCGCGGACGCTCCGGGTATCAGTACGCGGACGGGGAGACCTCCGACACGATCGATCCGGCCAGGGCCGGCCGGCTGCACATTCTCGAGGTCCAACGGCTGATCAGGTTCATGCCGAAGGTGGTCATCGCCGTGGTCCCGGGCTGGGCGGCGGGCGGCGGGCATTCGCTGCACGTGGTGTGCGACCTCACGCTGGCCTCGGCCGAGCACGCGCGGTTCAAGCAGACCGACGCCGACGTCGGCTCCTTCGACGGCGGCTACGGCTCGGCGTACCTGGCCAAGCAGGTCGGGCAGAAGTTCGCGCGGGAGATCTTCTTCCTCGGGCGCGAGTACACGGCCGAACAGATGCAGGCGATGGGCGCGGTCAACTCCGCCGTCCCGCACGCGGAACTCGAGGCCGAGGCGCTGGACTGGGCGTGGGCGATCAACGGCAAGTCGCCGACGGCGCAGCGGATGCTCAAGTACGCGTTCAACCTCACCGACGACGGCCTGGTCGGCCAGCAGCTCTTCGCCGGCGAAACGACGCGGCTCGCGTACATGCAGGACGAGGCCGTCGAAGGGCGCGACTCCTTCCTGGAGAAGCGCTCCCCCGACTGGTCGGCGTTCCCGTACTACTACTGA
- a CDS encoding DUF3592 domain-containing protein yields MTAKTERVRRIGWYAALVVASLVTVLGVSLLFAAIRNDNAIEAELGQATAQVESVTFDRTIINYATPDGIMHSPANGVLYPSGLAAGQLVNIEYDVGDPELARVAGRSAANTLLPLGSMIFFTWLIAGPLLWWIRRQRLAYRRSLAESAA; encoded by the coding sequence GTGACGGCCAAAACGGAGCGGGTGAGGCGCATCGGGTGGTATGCCGCCCTCGTTGTCGCCTCACTCGTCACCGTGCTCGGTGTCTCGCTGCTGTTCGCCGCCATCCGCAACGACAACGCGATCGAGGCGGAACTCGGGCAGGCCACGGCCCAGGTCGAGTCGGTGACGTTCGACCGCACGATCATCAACTACGCCACCCCCGACGGCATCATGCACAGCCCGGCCAACGGCGTGCTCTACCCGTCGGGACTGGCCGCCGGTCAGCTGGTGAACATCGAGTACGACGTCGGCGACCCGGAACTCGCGCGGGTGGCCGGCCGCTCGGCGGCGAACACGCTGCTGCCGCTGGGCAGCATGATCTTCTTCACCTGGCTGATCGCCGGTCCGCTGCTGTGGTGGATCCGGCGGCAGCGGCTGGCCTACCGGCGCTCGCTCGCCGAGTCCGCCGCCTGA
- a CDS encoding M1 family metallopeptidase, whose product MRLKTRAGFAGLTAGVVSVLLAGSAAAAPAPGSIGIGDPYYPHAGNGGYDVGHYDLRLTYQPATDLLSGATTILLTATQDLSAFNLDFGLKVSSVRVNNRPAKFATSTDGTGELTVTPSAPLKKGQTATVVVAYADTPSKVKIDGFTAWKKTPDGALAVDEPQSAAWWFPSNDHPTDLATYDISVEVPNDVAALSNGTLVRKTVQRPGWTRWNWRSTKPQATYLTSLEVGKVEVNQQTTPDGQPFITAYGADLGESLGAAKASVERTPEITEFLASKFGPYPFEAQGGVVTTGITFALENQTRPVYGARAFRSGSNTSVVAHEQAHQWFGDSVTLGKWSDIWLNEGFASYGEFLWSEETGEGTADELAQYIYDSVPAEDPFWQVLPADPGAENQFDAAVYDRGALAVHALRKAVGDDTFFRILQTWQQVKKAKPAVIPEFIALAEKISGKPLYDLFQTWLYTKGKPAVGPNGVPAAAQRAAVAPVAPKSYPQIKATHEFLAERHAH is encoded by the coding sequence ATGCGCTTGAAGACTCGCGCCGGCTTCGCCGGATTGACCGCGGGCGTCGTCTCGGTGCTGCTCGCCGGCAGCGCGGCCGCCGCACCCGCGCCCGGCTCGATCGGCATCGGCGACCCGTACTACCCGCACGCCGGCAACGGCGGCTACGACGTCGGTCACTACGACCTGCGGCTGACCTATCAGCCCGCGACCGACCTGCTGTCCGGGGCCACGACGATCCTGCTCACCGCGACGCAGGACCTCTCGGCGTTCAACCTGGACTTCGGTCTGAAGGTGTCGAGCGTCCGCGTGAACAACCGGCCCGCGAAGTTCGCGACGTCGACCGACGGCACCGGTGAGCTGACCGTCACCCCGTCGGCGCCGCTGAAGAAGGGCCAGACGGCGACCGTCGTCGTGGCCTACGCGGACACGCCTTCGAAGGTGAAGATCGACGGCTTCACCGCCTGGAAGAAGACCCCGGACGGCGCGCTCGCCGTCGACGAGCCGCAGAGCGCGGCCTGGTGGTTCCCGTCCAACGACCACCCGACCGACCTGGCCACCTACGACATCTCGGTCGAGGTCCCGAACGACGTCGCGGCGCTGTCGAACGGCACGCTCGTGCGCAAGACGGTGCAGCGGCCCGGGTGGACGCGCTGGAACTGGCGCAGCACCAAACCGCAGGCGACGTACCTCACGTCGCTGGAGGTCGGCAAGGTCGAGGTGAACCAGCAGACCACTCCGGACGGTCAGCCGTTCATCACCGCGTACGGCGCCGACCTCGGCGAATCGCTCGGCGCGGCCAAGGCCAGCGTCGAGCGGACGCCGGAGATCACCGAGTTCCTCGCCTCGAAGTTCGGGCCCTACCCGTTCGAGGCGCAGGGCGGTGTCGTCACCACCGGCATCACCTTCGCGCTGGAGAACCAGACGCGGCCGGTCTACGGCGCCCGGGCGTTCCGGTCCGGCTCCAACACCTCGGTCGTCGCGCACGAGCAGGCGCACCAGTGGTTCGGTGACAGCGTCACGCTCGGCAAGTGGAGCGACATCTGGCTGAACGAGGGCTTCGCGTCCTACGGCGAGTTCCTGTGGTCGGAGGAGACCGGCGAGGGCACGGCGGACGAACTCGCGCAGTACATCTACGACTCGGTGCCGGCCGAGGACCCGTTCTGGCAGGTCCTGCCCGCCGACCCGGGTGCGGAGAACCAGTTCGACGCGGCCGTCTACGACCGCGGCGCGCTCGCCGTGCACGCGTTGCGCAAGGCCGTGGGCGACGACACGTTCTTCCGGATCCTGCAGACCTGGCAGCAGGTGAAGAAGGCCAAGCCGGCGGTGATCCCGGAGTTCATCGCGCTCGCGGAGAAGATCTCGGGCAAGCCGCTGTACGACCTGTTCCAGACGTGGCTGTACACCAAGGGCAAGCCCGCGGTGGGCCCGAACGGTGTTCCTGCCGCGGCTCAGCGGGCCGCTGTGGCCCCGGTCGCACCGAAGTCCTACCCGCAGATCAAGGCGACGCACGAATTCCTCGCCGAGCGACACGCCCACTGA